Part of the Oncorhynchus mykiss isolate Arlee chromosome 26, USDA_OmykA_1.1, whole genome shotgun sequence genome is shown below.
ATTGATGATGAAAAGGGGGCTGACGATTGGCTGAgttaaattgatgaggaaaaggGGGCTGACGATTGGCTGAGTTAAATTGATGATGAAAAGGGGGCTGACGATTGGCTGAgttaaattgatgaggaaaaggGGGCTGTTTTTGTTGGACTTCAGTGCGTCTTTTGACATTATGGATcacagtctgctgctggaaaaacgtgtgTTTTATGGATATGTGTGCCTTCCTATcacgcctacacacacacacacacacacacacacacacacacctactaacTCCCACACACCAACACgctctcactcacccacccacacacacctactAACTCCCACACACCaacactctctcactcacccacacacacacacacacacacacacacacacacacacacacagagagacacagacacagacacacacacacacacacacacacctactaactcccacacacccacacacacacacacacacagagagacacagacacacacacacacacacacacacctactaactcccacacaccaacactcactcacacacacacactcaatcaccTACTAACTCCCACACAccaacactcactcactcgctcactgactcactcaccaCCATcacacccacccccacacacacacacacacacacaccacgtaccGTATGCTGCTGTCATTCTGCCTACTATTATAATTATTTATGTTATTAATAAAGGAGCTATGGCTGTCATTTCTATGGTAATCTATCTGGACAATGATGACATAGaatctgaccaaattatgcagtattttagttctgggttaaaaACAACAGTATTTTAGTTCTGGGATAAACAACagtattttagttctgggttaaacaacagtattttagttctgggttaaacaACAGTATGTTAGTTCTGGGTTAAAAACAACAGTATGTTAGTTCTGGGATAAACAACAGTATTTTAGTTCTGGGATAAACTACagtattttagttctgggttaaaaCAACagtattttagttctgggttaaacaacagtattttagttctgggttaaaaaaaacagtattttagttctgggttaaaaacaacagtattttagttctgggttaaaaacaacagtattttagttctgggttaaaaacaacagtattttagttctgggttaaacaggattttagttctgggttaaacaggattttagttctgggttaaacaACAGTATTTTAGTTCTGGGATAAACAACagtattttagttctgggtttaacaacagtatttTAGTTCTGGGATAAACAACagtattttagttctgggtttaacaacagtatatTAGTTCTGGGATAAACAACagtattttagttctgggtttaacaacagtatatTAGTTCTGGGATAAACAACagtattttagttctgggtttaacaacagtattttagttctgggtttaacaacagtatttTAGTTCTGGGATAAACAACagtattttagttctgggtttaacaacagtatatTAGTTCTGGGATAAACAACAGTATTTTAGTTCTGGGATAAACAACagtattttagttctgggtttaacaacagtatatTAGTTCTGGGATAAACAACagtattttagttctgggtttaacaacagtattttagttctgggtttaacaacagtatttTAGTTCTGGGATAAACAACagtattttagttctgggtttaacaacagtatatTAGTTCTGGGATAAACAACagtattttagttctgggttaaacaggattttagttctgggttaaacagtattttagttctgggttaaacaacagtattttagttctgggttaaacaacagtattttagttctgggttaaacaacagtattttagttctgggttaaacaacagtattttagttctgggttaaacaACAGTattttagttcaaatcaaaatcaaaatcaaatcaaatttattttatatagcccttcgtacatcagctgatatctcaaagtgctgtacagaaacccagcctaaaaccccaaacagcaagcaatgcaggtgaagaagcacggttaAACAGTATTTTAGTTCTGGGATAAACAACagtattttagttctgggttaaacaacagtattttagttctgggttaaacaacagtattttagttctgggttaaaaacaacagtattttagttctgggttaaacaacagtattttagttctgggttaagtGACAGTATGTGTATGGTAACAAATATCAACCAAAGTAGTTTTGTCGAAGTAGTTCATAAGAAGGACTATATAGGTAATTTCTCGAGGTAACCTAGTCTGTAGTAAACCATAAGAAGGACTATATAGGTAATTGCTCAAGGTAACCCAGTCTGTAGTAAACCATTTGAAGGACTATACAGGACTGTCAGAAACTCTAGGCCTCTGAACCCAACACCGCACGGGGTAAAAAAAAACGGTCACGCAGCCGGGTACAAAGAGCACTGACACACGCGCAGGTTTTCCGGAGCGCAGTGGTGCCGCACGTTCGCACTTTGTTCTCGCTCACAGCATTTATTGCCGCGCTTGGCTGAAAAACATTAGCATTATAGCCCAATAAATGTCATCATTGTGTCATTTTccaacctcactaatgtacaCCCAAACCTGTGCGTAAAAAGGTAAGCGTTTGACAGTTTCTCTACTACAGACGAAAAGTTGTCTTACCTTCGCATAGCAGCATATGATCAACCCCAACGGCAACAGATAGCCAATGACTAAAATAGTGACTTTGTAGGTGTGTTTGGAAGCGCTTGCGTACCACGCTTCCCAGCAGAACGAACTGTTCGGCGCTTCCGGGTGGTCAGTAAGTATCTGGTGTTGCGCCACTGGTATAGAGAATATGAACGATAGTGCCCAAATCACACAGACCCCTATGAGGGCATTCCTCCTGTTGCGAATGCAGGGGTACTTTTTGGAGTGTACAACAGCTATGTACCTGTCCACTGACATGGCAACCAGCGTGAAGATGCTCACCAGCATACACACCATCACTAAATAGTGAACACATTTACATAAAAAGGCTCCAAATATCCACTCAGGTAGGGAGTATATAGTAGCCTGGAACGGGACACAAAATACCAAAAACAATAGATCCGCTATACTTAAATTGAGGATGAAAATGTTTGTCGTACTTCTGTTGCGCCGGGCCTTGATTTTCCCTATTACAATCATCACTAGAGAGTTCCCGACGACACCCAGGAAAAATATACATCCAAAAATGACCGGAACAATCACCGCCTCCGGGCCACCGTGGTCTTCTTCACCGGCACACGCCGTCAGGTTGCCGGTGTTTAATAACTCGGTCCAGACGTAGCCCGTTTCGTTGCCCGGCAGCAGcatggttctctctctcacacggcCGCGACGTCCTCGTCCAGACGTTCCAGGAGTTTAAGAAATAACAGCGTTGCTATCTCCGGAGAAAGTGGTGATTTTGTCCAGTGCCTCGCATGGTATACAATCTGGTCTGTGTATCACACTCAGTCCAGTAACACTGCTGTGTCAAGTTCCAGATGTGTCGGGTTTAGGCTACTTTTACGCATCGTTTGGAGGAAATGGTTATGCGTTTATCCACTTGTGAGAAAAGCCGCCTTTACAACAAGTGAAAGGAGACTTGGTCTCCCGATGCGCGTCTTCGACGGTACACACTAACCATAGCCTGGCTATGACAGATACAGTATCGGCGAACCCAGGCGGTCATGAAGCGGTAAAATGAACCCATGTGTTGTCCAAAACCTCTCGGAGCTCCTTATAGTAACATGAACACGGAGACCCTTCAGCGCTGGTTCCttctgctgtaaaaaaaaaacgtacTAAAACCTTAatgttataattaagcaataagaaacgagtgggtgtggtatatggccaatataccacggctatggACTGTCCATAAGCACTACGCAACGCGGGGTGCCTGAACACAGCCcttggccatataccataaacCCGtgaaggtgccttattgctattgtaAACAGGTTACCTACAGGTTGACAACGTCTACTGTGGAGTACGTCTGGAGATCATTATACCATGGAGCTGAAAGGGTTTGAGTGAAACACTGTGAGGTGTGACGACTGGAAAGAAAACAAACTATTTACACCAGAGTGAGTGTAAAGTGTTATTAATATTTGTTCTAACTCGAATCTTGAATATTTGACAGAGAGAAATCCTTGGATAAAATACTACGTGGCAAGACGAAAGTATCACTTGGTTGGATATCCGAACCTAAAAACAAATCACTGCCTCTAGGATAGTTTTGGTCTTCTATATGAACCCCTgcatgtcacgtgtgctccctctccggtctCTCTagatcaccaggctgctcgttatggagcacacctgtcaccatcgttacgcgtgTCAGTGCATTacgacactcacctggactccataacCTCCCCGATtgcctgccctatatatgtctctccctttggttccttccccaggcgttattgtttctgttcctggTTCTTATTTTGTATTATCAGTGTttaaatgctaaattgtaattactttgctactacggcctatttattgccttgcctccctaatcttacctcatttgcactcactgtatatagacttttctattgtgttattgactgtacgtttgtttatttcatgtgaaactctgtgttgttgtttgtgtcgcactgctttgctttatcttggccaggaggcagttgtaaatgagaacttgttctcaactggcctacctggttaaataaaggtaaattaaaacactcacttcctgaacttgcttcctgactctcagcgcataTCGTTACACAGCAGGATTCAATTAGGGGATCAATCAATAATTAATCTCTTCCTTAAAGTTGAAACAAATTATCTACcacacttgctttggcaaagttaacatatgtttcccatgccaataaagccccttgaatttaattgagagagagagacagacacacagatgagagatagagacagacagatacacagagagagagagatagtgacacacacacacacacacacacacacatacacacacacacacacagagacagagagagagagagagagagagagagagagagagacctattgTACTAACAGTTTACTTGTTCAGTGAATaggaatatttatatatatagacAATGTAATAGTTTATAGTTACTGCATTTCTGACTGCTAATCTCTCTTTCTGCAACATTAAATCACTATCAGTTAGtacagggcctaaactcatcaacctatcagtcagcatgtggaacattcagggcctaaactcatcaacctatcagtcagcatgtggaacat
Proteins encoded:
- the LOC110515683 gene encoding galanin receptor type 1-like, whose amino-acid sequence is MLLPGNETGYVWTELLNTGNLTACAGEEDHGGPEAVIVPVIFGCIFFLGVVGNSLVMIVIGKIKARRNRSTTNIFILNLSIADLLFLVFCVPFQATIYSLPEWIFGAFLCKCVHYLVMVCMLVSIFTLVAMSVDRYIAVVHSKKYPCIRNRRNALIGVCVIWALSFIFSIPVAQHQILTDHPEAPNSSFCWEAWYASASKHTYKVTILVIGYLLPLGLIICCYAKVLFHLHKKMKNMSKKSERSKRKTAQTVLLVVAAFLTCWMPHHIIAMWVEFGVFPLNDASFALRIISHCLAYGNSCINPILYAFLSENFRKACRQVFTCRFLYPPPPQEKVVRIRMENFSTTHSITTNI